In a single window of the Candidatus Flexicrinis proximus genome:
- a CDS encoding ABC transporter ATP-binding protein — translation MNDVVLSVKDFSVTYRAERGTVQAVTKASFDLHAGETLALIGESGCGKSTLTLGLIRLLPKSGQISSGQVIYTGRDGQKIDVLALNKEQMRHFLWAECSMVFQGALNSLNPVIRISSMIYDTAYAHGMRQSEARERAMSLFEKVRLDPKRVFDAYPHELSGGMRQRVLLATALLLRPQVVIMDEPTTAVDILTQRSIIKVLKQLRQELNFSVIFISHDLAVAAEIADTVATMYAGEIIEMGPVGDVFYRPQHAYTLGLLEAAPRLSAGAEELHSIPGSPPDLIDPPAGCKFHVRCRFRTEQCAKVQPPLIAALEREAHLTSDATIYVPHTVACYENDQVRDTRRKELGV, via the coding sequence TTGAACGACGTTGTACTCTCGGTAAAGGACTTTTCGGTCACGTACCGCGCCGAACGCGGCACGGTGCAGGCCGTCACCAAGGCCTCGTTCGACCTGCATGCCGGCGAGACGCTGGCGCTGATCGGCGAGTCGGGCTGCGGTAAGTCGACGCTAACGCTGGGGCTGATCCGGCTGCTGCCCAAGAGCGGACAGATCAGCAGCGGACAGGTGATCTACACGGGGCGCGACGGCCAAAAGATCGACGTGCTGGCGCTGAACAAGGAGCAGATGCGGCACTTCCTGTGGGCGGAGTGCTCGATGGTGTTTCAGGGGGCGCTGAACTCGCTGAATCCGGTGATCCGGATTTCGTCGATGATCTACGACACGGCATACGCGCACGGGATGCGGCAGAGCGAAGCGCGCGAACGGGCCATGTCGCTGTTCGAGAAAGTGCGGCTCGACCCCAAGCGGGTTTTCGACGCCTACCCGCACGAACTGAGCGGCGGGATGCGGCAGCGGGTGCTGCTGGCGACGGCGCTGCTGCTGCGCCCGCAGGTGGTGATCATGGACGAGCCGACGACCGCGGTGGACATCCTGACACAGCGGTCGATCATCAAAGTCCTGAAGCAGCTGCGGCAAGAACTGAACTTCAGCGTGATTTTCATCTCGCACGATCTGGCGGTTGCGGCAGAGATCGCGGACACCGTCGCGACGATGTACGCCGGAGAGATCATCGAGATGGGGCCGGTCGGGGACGTGTTCTACCGGCCGCAGCACGCTTATACGCTGGGGCTGCTGGAAGCGGCGCCGAGGCTTTCGGCAGGGGCTGAAGAGCTGCACAGCATCCCCGGCAGCCCGCCTGACCTGATCGACCCGCCGGCCGGCTGCAAGTTCCATGTGCGCTGCCGGTTCCGCACCGAACAGTGCGCGAAAGTGCAGCCGCCACTGATCGCGGCGCTCGAACGGGAGGCGCACCTGACCAGCGACGCCACGATCTATGTCCCGCATACGGTCGCCTGCTACGAGAACGACCAGGTGCGGGATACGCGCCGGAAGGAACTGGGCGTATGA
- a CDS encoding ABC transporter ATP-binding protein has translation MSGQPGVPLVELKHVDRSFMKDGQILRVLQDVNIEVFPNETICIVGESGCGKTTTGKIIAGLLGQSGGQVLVEGKPRESYTDRQEIARLRRTLQIVHQDPFASLNPAHTVEKILSFPLLRHRKVANRTELAARLVELMNLVDLTPAQDILSKYPHQLSGGQRQRVSIARALTVQPKLIVADEAVSMVDVSIRIGLLKMLHRLRAELGLAIVFITHDLALAKYFAWEGRIAVMYLGRVVEIGRTPDVIGNPAHPYTRALLAAVPEADPDVTRQKQELPLRSEDIPGLLDIPPGCAFHPRCPFFERGTCDVTLPDLRVPPGHQQITACTPLTRDGKLTAYAGG, from the coding sequence ATGAGCGGCCAACCGGGCGTCCCGCTGGTCGAACTCAAACATGTCGACCGCTCGTTCATGAAGGACGGGCAAATCCTGCGCGTGCTGCAGGACGTGAACATCGAGGTCTTCCCGAACGAGACGATTTGTATCGTCGGCGAGTCGGGCTGCGGTAAGACGACGACCGGCAAGATCATCGCCGGACTGCTGGGCCAGAGCGGCGGCCAGGTGCTGGTCGAAGGCAAACCACGCGAGAGCTACACCGACCGGCAGGAGATCGCGCGGCTGCGGCGGACGCTGCAAATCGTGCATCAGGACCCGTTCGCTTCGCTCAATCCGGCGCATACGGTCGAGAAAATCCTGAGCTTTCCGCTGCTGCGACACCGGAAGGTCGCCAACCGGACCGAACTTGCGGCGCGGCTGGTCGAACTGATGAACCTGGTCGATCTGACGCCGGCGCAGGACATCCTCAGCAAGTATCCACACCAGTTGAGCGGGGGACAGCGGCAGCGCGTCAGCATCGCCCGCGCACTGACCGTCCAGCCGAAGCTGATCGTGGCGGACGAAGCGGTGAGCATGGTCGACGTGTCGATCCGCATCGGCCTGCTAAAGATGCTGCACCGGCTGCGCGCGGAGCTGGGGCTGGCGATCGTCTTCATCACGCATGACCTGGCGCTCGCCAAGTATTTCGCGTGGGAGGGGCGGATCGCGGTGATGTACCTCGGCCGTGTGGTAGAGATCGGGAGGACGCCGGACGTTATCGGCAATCCGGCGCACCCGTATACGCGCGCGCTGCTGGCCGCCGTGCCGGAGGCCGATCCCGATGTGACCCGCCAGAAACAGGAGCTTCCGCTGCGGAGCGAAGACATCCCCGGGCTGCTGGACATCCCGCCGGGGTGCGCGTTCCATCCACGCTGCCCGTTTTTCGAGCGGGGGACGTGCGACGTGACGCTGCCCGACCTGCGGGTTCCGCCTGGGCACCAGCAGATTACGGCCTGCACACCGCTGACGCGAGATGGGAAATTGACGGCTTATGCCGGGGGATGA
- a CDS encoding ABC transporter permease has product MQPAFIPPSRLARIRSGSGQLVRALTRNKAGFIGFLGVMFFVLMTTIGPLFIAYEGEPRFDRLQPGARTLSAAPSAEHLLGLDYKGRDVLSHIVHGGGGLIITAIEAGLLTTLVAVTLGALAGLLGGLVDQLISSVGNFILTIPQFPLLLVLATILSFDNKFGLALLLSVLNWPTLMRAVRAQVLSLKARDYVEAAFALDLGLLHITTREILPNMISYIVVNMIFTIRGAMYAIVGLMFLGIVPLTEPDWGLMIFLGRQQGSLSSSEASWMLLAPVLAIALFQLSLVLFTRSLEEIFNPRLRQGG; this is encoded by the coding sequence ATGCAGCCTGCTTTTATCCCGCCCAGCCGATTGGCGCGCATCCGGAGCGGCAGCGGCCAGCTTGTCCGGGCGCTTACACGCAACAAGGCCGGGTTCATCGGCTTTTTGGGGGTGATGTTCTTCGTCCTGATGACGACCATCGGCCCGTTGTTCATCGCGTATGAAGGCGAACCGCGCTTTGACCGGCTGCAGCCCGGCGCGCGCACGCTATCGGCGGCGCCGTCGGCGGAGCATCTGCTGGGGCTGGATTACAAAGGGCGCGACGTGCTTTCGCACATCGTGCATGGTGGAGGCGGGCTGATTATCACGGCCATCGAAGCCGGGCTGCTGACGACGCTGGTGGCGGTGACGCTGGGCGCGCTGGCCGGATTGCTGGGTGGTCTGGTCGACCAGTTGATCTCCAGCGTGGGCAATTTCATCCTGACGATCCCGCAGTTCCCGTTACTGCTGGTGCTGGCGACGATTCTGTCGTTTGACAACAAGTTCGGACTGGCGCTGCTGCTGTCGGTGCTGAACTGGCCGACGCTGATGCGGGCGGTACGGGCGCAGGTGCTGAGCCTGAAGGCGCGCGATTACGTTGAGGCGGCTTTCGCGCTGGACCTGGGACTGCTGCATATCACGACGCGCGAAATCCTGCCGAATATGATCTCGTATATCGTGGTCAACATGATCTTCACGATCCGCGGCGCGATGTATGCGATCGTCGGCCTGATGTTCCTGGGGATCGTCCCGCTGACCGAGCCGGACTGGGGGCTGATGATCTTTCTGGGACGCCAACAGGGGTCGCTGAGCAGTTCCGAGGCATCGTGGATGCTGCTGGCGCCGGTCCTGGCGATCGCGCTGTTCCAGCTCTCGCTGGTGCTTTTCACACGCAGCCTTGAGGAGATTTTTAATCCCAGACTGCGGCAGGGGGGATGA
- a CDS encoding ABC transporter permease, producing MKILKSYTLRVILQGILTIWAVITFTFFLIRLMPGNPIQLKIDELMQRQGLTEEEARNQAATLFEFDPDEPLTTQYVNYIGRLLQGDLGKSISSARTPVSQQLLKFLPWTLFSVGMGLFISFSIGVTIGLAMAYWRGGWLDNIFTIFASVIYGIPDYVIALLIIMVLGVQLKILPFGEMLGGSTQGITPGFTFEYIADLIKHALLPVITYVLSSVGGWILTMKSSTISTLGEDYITVARARGLSERRLLTAYVGRNAMLPLVTRLAISIGFVVGGSAIIETLFLYPGLGRNLVLAIGARDYTTMQGIFLVIAVSVVVSNILADLLFGMLDPRVRLTKDPRSK from the coding sequence ATGAAAATTCTAAAGAGTTATACGCTGCGGGTCATCTTACAGGGCATTCTGACGATCTGGGCGGTGATTACGTTTACATTCTTCCTGATCCGGCTGATGCCCGGCAACCCGATCCAGCTCAAGATCGACGAACTGATGCAGCGGCAGGGCCTGACGGAGGAAGAAGCGCGCAATCAGGCCGCGACCCTGTTCGAGTTCGACCCCGATGAGCCGCTGACGACACAGTACGTGAATTATATCGGCCGGCTGCTGCAAGGCGACCTGGGCAAGTCGATCTCGTCGGCGCGGACGCCGGTGAGCCAGCAGCTGCTCAAGTTCCTGCCGTGGACGCTGTTCAGCGTCGGGATGGGATTGTTTATCAGCTTCAGCATCGGCGTCACGATCGGGCTGGCAATGGCCTACTGGCGCGGCGGGTGGCTGGACAATATCTTTACGATCTTCGCATCCGTCATCTACGGCATCCCGGATTATGTGATCGCGCTGCTGATCATCATGGTACTGGGGGTGCAACTCAAAATCCTGCCGTTCGGCGAGATGCTGGGCGGCAGCACGCAGGGGATCACGCCGGGATTCACGTTTGAATACATCGCCGACCTGATCAAGCACGCGCTGCTGCCGGTGATTACCTACGTCCTCTCGTCGGTCGGCGGGTGGATCCTGACGATGAAGAGCAGCACGATCAGCACGCTGGGCGAAGATTACATCACGGTGGCGCGGGCGCGCGGCCTGTCCGAGCGGCGGCTGCTGACGGCTTATGTCGGCCGCAACGCGATGCTGCCGCTGGTGACACGGCTGGCGATCAGCATCGGATTTGTGGTGGGCGGCAGCGCGATCATCGAGACGCTGTTCCTGTATCCGGGACTGGGGCGAAACCTGGTGCTGGCGATCGGCGCGCGGGATTACACGACCATGCAAGGCATATTCCTGGTGATCGCGGTGTCGGTGGTCGTAAGCAACATCCTGGCCGACCTGCTGTTCGGGATGCTTGACCCGCGGGTGCGGCTGACGAAAGACCCGAGGAGCAAATGA